In the genome of Pediococcus claussenii ATCC BAA-344, one region contains:
- a CDS encoding peptidoglycan D,D-transpeptidase FtsI family protein yields MKNSNNNFKRKKELPFRLNLIFFTVFALLLLLVGQLGYLQILYGSKFQAEVDRTDNTVETDNVQRGMIYDSTGKVLVGNEAHQAVLYTKNVGTMPADMYRTANNLGKYLKADDMELSKQNIATYLLADTDTLEKYENRVKDHNELSSKALLNAATDLVIKDDSKISNAQMNSARIFTIMNGAYQLSTTYIKDDGVTSTELSQIGEHLSDLPGVKIGTSWSRSYPAGDGVKALTGTVSNSKSGLPSDQLNTLLAEGYARNDSVGQSYLEQQYEPVLRGSKSQTALELSGSGKIIKRVKQYAGKKGDNLILTINEKFQSKVQQIMHDASQSAGGESTGGYAVVMNPNTGKIIALAGVNRNPSTGKITTNPLGTINEPIVMGSVIKGAMVSGALMDGVITPQNNTLTDEPIRLAGTGAKSSWFNPTGSADMSVNAASALQVSSNSYMMQLAMKEGGFTYAPGKGLASMNPDVFNKMRGYFQQFGLGTDTGVDIPGESSGLIGPSGMANIGKALDLSFGNYDAYTTIQIAQYMSTIANGGYRIAPRIVSQIRSSDKDGKLGPVQSSTSPQIMNYVKETDAQRALVKQGLYDVVHGNNQYKTGGPLAGISPGISAKTGTAQTVTNGHQTVTLSLASFAPSNDPQVVVALALPGLGLDAESNNMDAAKEIYKAYWDTVQSKSTLVNPTKSTSTSAAQNLNSR; encoded by the coding sequence TTGAAAAATTCCAATAACAATTTTAAACGAAAAAAAGAACTACCTTTTCGCCTAAATTTAATTTTCTTTACAGTTTTTGCACTCTTGCTTCTTCTAGTAGGGCAACTTGGCTATTTGCAAATTTTATATGGTTCTAAGTTTCAGGCGGAAGTTGATCGAACGGATAACACGGTTGAAACTGATAATGTTCAACGTGGGATGATCTATGACTCAACTGGCAAGGTTTTAGTTGGTAATGAAGCTCATCAGGCGGTTTTATACACTAAAAACGTTGGGACAATGCCTGCCGATATGTATCGAACTGCTAATAATCTAGGGAAATATTTAAAAGCAGATGATATGGAATTAAGCAAACAAAATATAGCTACGTATTTACTTGCGGATACTGACACCTTAGAAAAATATGAAAATAGAGTGAAAGACCATAATGAGTTATCATCAAAGGCGTTGTTAAATGCAGCAACCGATTTGGTAATCAAAGATGATTCTAAAATATCAAATGCTCAGATGAACAGTGCTCGAATTTTTACTATCATGAACGGTGCTTATCAGCTTTCTACAACCTATATTAAGGATGATGGTGTAACCAGCACAGAACTCTCACAAATTGGTGAACATTTATCCGACTTGCCAGGAGTCAAGATAGGTACTAGTTGGTCAAGAAGCTACCCAGCTGGCGATGGAGTTAAGGCGCTAACGGGAACAGTTTCAAACTCCAAGTCAGGTCTGCCAAGTGACCAGTTGAATACTTTATTGGCAGAAGGTTACGCTCGTAATGATAGCGTGGGACAAAGTTATTTAGAACAGCAATATGAGCCAGTATTACGTGGTTCTAAGTCGCAAACTGCTTTGGAATTAAGTGGTAGTGGTAAAATAATCAAGCGTGTTAAGCAGTATGCCGGTAAAAAAGGTGATAACCTTATTTTAACTATTAATGAAAAATTTCAGTCAAAGGTTCAACAAATTATGCACGATGCATCGCAGAGTGCTGGCGGTGAATCGACTGGCGGTTATGCAGTAGTAATGAATCCTAATACTGGGAAGATTATTGCTTTGGCTGGAGTGAACCGTAATCCATCAACAGGAAAAATCACGACAAATCCCCTTGGAACGATCAATGAACCAATTGTAATGGGTTCCGTAATTAAGGGTGCCATGGTTTCTGGGGCATTGATGGATGGGGTAATAACGCCTCAAAATAATACTTTGACTGATGAACCTATAAGATTAGCAGGAACTGGAGCAAAATCTTCTTGGTTTAATCCAACTGGTTCTGCTGATATGAGTGTTAATGCAGCCAGTGCCTTACAGGTTTCTTCTAACTCGTATATGATGCAATTAGCAATGAAAGAGGGCGGATTCACGTATGCGCCTGGTAAGGGGCTTGCCTCGATGAACCCTGACGTATTCAATAAAATGCGTGGGTATTTTCAACAGTTTGGTTTGGGAACTGATACTGGTGTTGATATCCCAGGGGAATCTTCTGGACTGATTGGACCAAGTGGAATGGCTAATATTGGTAAGGCTTTAGATTTGTCATTTGGTAATTACGATGCTTATACAACAATTCAAATTGCTCAATATATGTCTACCATTGCAAATGGTGGTTACCGAATTGCTCCACGAATAGTTTCTCAAATTCGAAGTAGTGATAAGGATGGTAAATTGGGGCCGGTTCAATCATCCACAAGTCCGCAAATTATGAACTATGTTAAAGAAACTGATGCACAACGAGCACTTGTAAAACAAGGGTTATATGATGTTGTACATGGTAATAATCAATATAAAACAGGAGGCCCACTTGCTGGAATTAGTCCAGGTATTTCTGCTAAGACAGGTACAGCCCAAACCGTAACTAATGGACACCAAACTGTGACCCTTTCGTTAGCGTCATTTGCGCCTTCTAATGATCCACAAGTGGTAGTAGCACTTGCATTGCCAGGATTAGGTCTAGACGCAGAGAGTAACAATATGGATGCTGCAAAAGAGATTTATAAGGCGTACTGGGATACAGTGCAATCGAAGTCAACATTAGTAAATCCAACTAAGTCAACTTCAACAAGTGCAGCACAAAACTTAAATAGTAGATAA
- a CDS encoding YfhO family protein encodes MKNIKTKSYILSFIVPFLILGIYFASRRMAPFGTSSILTVDMGQQYVEFFAYFQHTILHNPGALFYSFSKGIGGEMVGTWAYYLMSPFNFLLLFFKGTSITSGILLITLLKYSFASLSMNYYLAKNRNLNIFIQIGVSVSYSLMAFGIANQLNIMWLDALIFLPLITNGIEHLEKKSNILNQFTIWMSLMIIVNYYFAYMIAIFSLIYLLFKLTKSNWKNYSINFLKSWIVTIGLTACLWLPTLWSLQQSKLTYTENTFSFGTDYNPINLASKFFPGAFSFKQMSSGYPNIYIGIFFIVAFVAYFFNRNISKSRKIKSLLITLFLLVSLDFIPFNLMWHAFQFPWWYPFRFSFIVSFWFILLGTKALENYQFSNLKLTILSSSVIMAVLTFLSVVKLPDHTDFMTSNQIMLGIIFFITSILLWSGLYNKFNPKGITLLLGLFLIIDISTNAIFSLNRISYVSQSEFADYSNAVNDLTKQTQTKNSTFYRVGSNFARTKDDAMQFNYNGGSQFNSSLESSMINLLGTIGQPVSSGNVSYLNGTNLSDSLLGFKYWMINDQTVRGENPLPTQSVRQELKQPKNKVLKTNYASVYENKNALPIVFMTSKYKSNQVLPIDDPITAQNILWKNATGEKHDLLNVLPMPQYQIQNINNINSLNGSILRKQKLNKPASVTFFLNKPNKPTYMTIGSNMNHNNLDVLVNGHQITENVELDHPIILSINQLSHGPVKVQIVLKKPQLVVNNLNFYTLDQNRLNHDASVLKKANSNSLTNSGNKISGTINVKNNHNYLWSSILYSKGWHLYANNKSVPIVQNTNGFLGAKVPLGKQKILLKYEPPFLRLGVIISLLTVVLLALTKITFKVKKATKNISS; translated from the coding sequence ATGAAAAATATCAAAACAAAATCTTATATATTAAGTTTCATAGTTCCTTTTTTAATTCTTGGAATTTACTTTGCAAGTCGTAGAATGGCTCCGTTCGGAACATCGAGTATTTTAACCGTTGATATGGGACAGCAATATGTTGAATTCTTTGCGTACTTTCAGCATACAATCTTACATAACCCAGGTGCCCTCTTCTATTCATTCTCTAAGGGAATTGGTGGGGAAATGGTGGGAACATGGGCATATTACCTGATGAGTCCCTTTAATTTTTTACTTTTGTTCTTCAAAGGAACGTCTATCACTTCTGGAATACTACTTATTACGTTGCTAAAATATTCATTTGCAAGTTTGAGCATGAATTATTATCTAGCAAAAAATCGCAATCTAAATATATTCATTCAGATTGGAGTTTCAGTTTCTTATAGTCTCATGGCATTTGGTATTGCAAACCAATTGAACATTATGTGGCTAGATGCTTTAATTTTTCTACCCCTCATTACCAATGGTATCGAACACCTAGAAAAAAAATCGAATATCTTGAATCAGTTCACCATTTGGATGTCATTGATGATTATCGTTAACTATTATTTTGCGTATATGATTGCAATTTTCTCTTTAATCTACTTACTTTTTAAATTAACCAAAAGCAATTGGAAAAACTATTCTATTAACTTTTTAAAATCTTGGATCGTAACTATTGGTCTAACCGCATGTCTATGGTTACCAACCCTTTGGTCATTACAACAAAGTAAGCTTACTTACACTGAAAACACATTTAGCTTTGGAACAGATTACAACCCCATTAATTTGGCTAGTAAATTTTTCCCTGGGGCTTTTAGCTTTAAACAAATGTCTAGTGGCTACCCTAACATATACATAGGGATATTTTTCATTGTCGCTTTTGTTGCCTACTTTTTTAATCGAAATATTTCAAAATCTCGAAAAATCAAATCGTTACTCATTACATTGTTCTTACTTGTCTCACTAGATTTTATACCATTTAACTTAATGTGGCATGCCTTCCAATTTCCATGGTGGTATCCATTTCGTTTTAGTTTCATCGTCAGTTTTTGGTTTATTTTGTTAGGTACTAAGGCTTTAGAAAATTATCAGTTCAGCAATCTAAAATTAACTATCCTATCTAGTTCAGTAATTATGGCAGTTTTAACATTTTTATCCGTAGTAAAACTGCCTGATCACACTGACTTTATGACAAGTAATCAAATTATGTTGGGCATCATTTTCTTTATTACTAGTATCCTACTTTGGAGTGGACTATATAATAAATTCAATCCCAAGGGAATTACACTCCTTTTAGGACTCTTTTTAATTATTGATATCAGTACAAACGCAATATTCTCTTTAAATCGAATTTCCTACGTTTCACAGTCAGAATTTGCCGACTATTCGAATGCAGTCAATGATCTAACAAAACAAACTCAAACAAAGAATTCAACTTTTTATCGAGTTGGTAGTAACTTTGCTAGAACAAAAGACGATGCGATGCAATTTAATTATAATGGTGGTTCTCAATTTAATTCAAGTTTGGAAAGCAGTATGATCAATTTGTTAGGGACAATCGGTCAGCCTGTTAGCTCTGGAAATGTATCATACTTGAATGGCACTAATCTAAGTGATAGTCTCCTCGGTTTTAAATACTGGATGATTAATGACCAAACAGTCCGTGGTGAAAATCCGCTGCCTACACAAAGTGTTCGACAAGAACTTAAGCAACCCAAAAATAAAGTATTAAAAACCAATTATGCTTCCGTTTATGAAAATAAAAATGCTCTACCCATCGTATTTATGACTTCTAAATATAAATCAAATCAAGTTCTCCCAATTGATGATCCAATTACTGCACAGAATATTCTTTGGAAAAACGCCACCGGTGAAAAACATGATTTGCTTAACGTACTACCAATGCCACAATATCAAATACAAAATATCAATAACATTAATTCTTTGAATGGATCTATCCTGAGAAAACAAAAGCTCAATAAGCCGGCATCTGTAACGTTCTTCTTGAATAAGCCCAACAAACCAACATATATGACGATTGGCAGCAATATGAATCACAACAATCTAGATGTTCTGGTTAACGGACATCAGATCACAGAAAATGTTGAACTTGATCATCCAATTATCCTTTCAATAAACCAACTATCACATGGCCCAGTTAAAGTTCAAATCGTTTTAAAGAAGCCACAACTAGTGGTTAATAATTTAAACTTTTACACACTAGACCAAAATAGATTGAATCATGATGCATCAGTTTTAAAAAAGGCTAATTCAAATTCACTTACAAACTCTGGTAATAAGATCTCTGGAACAATTAATGTTAAAAACAATCACAACTACTTATGGTCTTCTATTCTATATTCCAAAGGATGGCATTTATATGCTAATAATAAATCAGTGCCAATTGTTCAAAATACAAATGGATTTTTAGGTGCTAAAGTTCCACTTGGCAAGCAGAAGATCTTGCTTAAATATGAACCTCCATTCCTAAGACTAGGTGTTATAATTTCTTTGCTCACTGTAGTGTTATTAGCATTAACAAAGATTACATTCAAAGTAAAAAAAGCAACGAAAAATATTAGCTCATAA
- the greA gene encoding transcription elongation factor GreA: MAEEKVFPMTLEGKDKLEAELEELKTKTRPEIIERIKIARSFGDLSENSEYESAKDEQSMVEGRISTIENMLHNAEIIDNDNVATDEVSVGRTVVFKELPDEEPEEYTIVGAAESDPMVGKISNDSPIAQALLGKKVGDHVMISIPVGEMEVEIIEVKN; encoded by the coding sequence ATGGCAGAAGAGAAAGTTTTTCCGATGACGTTAGAGGGCAAAGATAAGTTAGAGGCGGAATTAGAAGAATTAAAAACAAAGACTCGTCCAGAAATTATTGAGCGAATTAAAATTGCTCGAAGCTTTGGCGATTTGTCAGAAAACTCTGAATATGAATCAGCTAAAGATGAACAGAGTATGGTTGAGGGTAGGATCAGTACAATTGAAAACATGTTGCACAATGCAGAAATCATTGATAATGATAATGTTGCAACTGATGAGGTTTCGGTTGGACGTACGGTTGTTTTTAAGGAACTTCCTGATGAAGAGCCTGAGGAATATACAATTGTTGGAGCAGCTGAGTCTGATCCAATGGTTGGTAAGATTTCGAATGATTCTCCAATCGCACAAGCGTTGCTTGGTAAAAAAGTTGGGGATCATGTAATGATTAGTATCCCTGTTGGTGAGATGGAAGTTGAAATCATCGAAGTAAAAAACTAG
- the udk gene encoding uridine kinase yields the protein MEHKQEPIIIGVTGGSGSGKTTVSSKILEHLSGHSISIIQQDSYYRDQADMSMEERINVNYDHPLAFDSDLLVEHLKMLKSNQSIDIPVYDYSEFTRSNKSVHQEPRDVIILEGVLILDDQRVRDMLDIKVYVDTDDDIRIIRRIQRDMEQRGRSLDSIITQYLTTVKPMYHQFIEPTKRYADLIVPEGGENTVAIDLLVTKVRDILSEDGRDEKFNG from the coding sequence ATGGAACATAAACAAGAACCAATCATTATAGGTGTTACTGGTGGGTCAGGTAGTGGAAAAACGACGGTTAGTAGTAAAATATTAGAACACTTATCTGGACACTCAATTTCAATTATTCAGCAAGACTCGTATTATCGAGACCAAGCTGATATGTCAATGGAAGAACGAATTAATGTTAATTATGATCATCCACTTGCGTTCGACAGTGATTTGCTAGTAGAGCATTTAAAGATGCTTAAAAGTAATCAGTCTATCGATATTCCAGTATATGATTATTCTGAGTTTACTCGTAGTAATAAATCCGTTCATCAAGAGCCACGGGACGTAATCATTCTTGAGGGCGTTTTGATTTTAGATGATCAGCGTGTTAGAGATATGTTAGATATTAAGGTCTATGTTGATACGGATGATGATATTAGAATTATTCGTAGAATTCAACGGGATATGGAACAACGTGGAAGAAGTCTGGATTCGATCATTACCCAGTATTTGACCACGGTTAAACCAATGTATCATCAGTTTATTGAACCAACAAAACGATATGCAGATCTGATCGTTCCAGAGGGTGGAGAGAATACTGTAGCGATTGATTTACTAGTTACAAAAGTACGTGATATTCTTTCTGAAGATGGACGCGATGAAAAATTTAACGGTTAA
- the mltG gene encoding endolytic transglycosylase MltG: MNGNKNNKKRGGGHQIVKWVLGILLLVILVTVFLGYRFFDSAMKPLHPNSNQQVQIDIPIGTAPRQVGSILQEKKVVKNGSVFNYYAKKQNLANFQAGYYVLSPSMTLKQIADKLQKGGSATPIEVNGPKLLIREGENIDQIAKSMSKTNDRFTGKQFLSLMNNQAFIKQLAAKYPDLLGSAMKAQNVRYRLEGYLFPAVYPINKNSSLKDLVTQMVAKEDAVLKPYYSKLKEKNLTVQQALSVASLVEMEGSKTSDRPKIAGVFLNRISKGDTLGSDVSTRYAVVRKSATQALTESDLQSDSPYNTRVNTGYMPGPVDSPGESSIMAVINANREYMFFFAVTKKVDNKYNVGDVLYFKDINSFNAAVAKYNPEGK; encoded by the coding sequence ATGAACGGAAATAAAAACAATAAAAAACGTGGTGGAGGACATCAGATTGTAAAATGGGTTTTGGGAATTTTGCTTCTAGTAATTCTGGTAACCGTTTTTCTAGGATATCGATTCTTTGATTCCGCAATGAAACCATTGCACCCAAATAGTAATCAACAGGTTCAGATTGATATACCAATTGGAACCGCACCACGCCAGGTTGGTTCAATTCTGCAAGAGAAAAAAGTTGTTAAAAACGGTTCAGTTTTTAATTATTATGCTAAAAAACAAAATTTGGCTAATTTTCAGGCTGGATATTATGTACTTTCGCCTTCAATGACTTTGAAACAGATTGCTGATAAGTTACAAAAAGGTGGATCTGCAACTCCGATTGAGGTTAATGGACCTAAGCTATTAATTCGTGAGGGTGAAAACATTGATCAGATTGCGAAATCAATGAGTAAGACTAATGATCGGTTTACTGGGAAACAATTTTTGAGTTTAATGAATAACCAAGCTTTTATTAAGCAACTTGCTGCTAAGTATCCAGACCTTTTGGGATCTGCAATGAAAGCACAAAATGTTAGGTATCGTTTGGAAGGTTATTTATTCCCAGCCGTTTATCCAATCAACAAGAATAGTTCACTTAAAGACCTGGTAACTCAAATGGTTGCTAAGGAAGATGCTGTTTTGAAGCCATATTATTCAAAACTAAAAGAAAAGAACTTGACTGTTCAGCAGGCATTAAGCGTTGCTTCTCTGGTTGAAATGGAAGGAAGTAAGACTTCTGATCGTCCAAAGATTGCGGGTGTATTCTTAAATCGAATCTCTAAGGGTGATACGTTAGGATCTGATGTTTCTACTAGGTATGCTGTTGTTCGTAAATCAGCGACACAGGCATTAACGGAAAGCGATTTACAATCGGATAGTCCGTATAACACGCGTGTTAATACCGGATATATGCCTGGACCAGTTGATAGCCCAGGGGAAAGTTCTATTATGGCAGTCATTAACGCCAATCGTGAATATATGTTCTTCTTTGCCGTTACAAAGAAGGTCGACAATAAGTATAACGTTGGTGATGTTCTGTACTTTAAGGATATAAACTCCTTCAACGCTGCTGTTGCAAAGTACAATCCAGAAGGAAAGTAG
- the pheT gene encoding phenylalanine--tRNA ligase subunit beta yields the protein MKLSYKWLSEYLELNIAPKDLAEKIERTAVEVDSVRRLDDKLKKIVVGHTLEVVDHPDSDHLHIVQVEVGEEEPIQIVCGAPNIAADQDVIVALHGSRIKDNVKIKRSKMRGVPSNGMICALQEIGFDDSVVPKEFVDGIYVFPADSEVKPGDSVMEALGMDDDIIDTSVTPNRGDMFSMNGNVHEIAAILDQKATFEERKVEETGNSANAEISVDVVNPEFAPVYKMRVVNEVKVTSSPFWLQVKLMKAGVRPINNVVDVTNYIMLKYGQPLHAFDQTTLGTDISVDAAGPNVTFTTLDGVERKLRPDDLVIKSSDTPIALAGVMGGMDSEISNQTTDVVLEAAIFDPIMIRKTARYHVLHSEAAMRFERGIDYSSLQTALDEASEMIREIAGGFVMSDTVIGNDTKINLTEVNVKLSRINKILGTNLERSEVEHIFDRLGFESVFSNDQFTITIPLRRWDIAIEADILEEVARIYGYDNLPSTLPSSGSTVGRLSANQRLMRETRNVLEGLGLTQAMSYGLTTLEKAQRFTQAESDKLVKVDWPMTKDHEALRMSLISGLLDDVAYNQARSVSNVALYEQGRIFEKTTDDVQPMETEHLAGVIAGSLMSKAWNTKNQDVDFYQVKGIVDQYLHNLGLTGNITYRANHDLNSLHPGRTADVLVNDEVIGFIGQVHPELAKQLKISETYVFELDFTKIMELPKNIQHYDAVSKYPVITRDVAMLVDNDISNQSILDVMNSTKQKYLVDIKLFDVYAGNHLPSGKRSMAYQLTYQDQNETLQESVVNNEFDELQMALQTQLNATIR from the coding sequence ATGAAATTATCATATAAATGGTTATCGGAATACTTGGAACTTAATATTGCACCAAAAGATCTTGCTGAAAAAATAGAGAGAACGGCTGTTGAAGTTGACTCAGTTCGCCGATTAGATGACAAACTCAAGAAAATTGTTGTGGGACATACGCTTGAAGTTGTTGATCATCCTGATTCAGATCACTTGCACATAGTCCAGGTTGAAGTTGGTGAAGAAGAACCAATTCAAATTGTATGTGGTGCACCTAATATTGCAGCAGATCAAGATGTTATTGTTGCCTTACACGGCTCAAGAATAAAAGATAATGTTAAAATTAAGCGTAGTAAAATGCGTGGCGTTCCTTCAAATGGAATGATATGCGCTTTGCAGGAAATTGGATTCGATGATTCAGTTGTTCCAAAGGAATTTGTGGATGGGATTTATGTTTTTCCTGCTGATAGTGAAGTGAAGCCTGGTGATTCAGTTATGGAAGCACTTGGCATGGATGATGATATCATTGATACTTCAGTTACTCCAAATCGTGGTGACATGTTCAGTATGAACGGTAATGTTCATGAGATTGCTGCAATTTTAGATCAAAAAGCAACTTTTGAAGAACGCAAAGTTGAGGAAACTGGGAATAGTGCTAATGCAGAGATTTCGGTGGATGTTGTTAATCCCGAATTTGCACCTGTTTATAAGATGCGAGTCGTTAATGAAGTTAAGGTTACATCTAGTCCTTTTTGGTTGCAGGTTAAGTTGATGAAAGCCGGAGTTCGTCCGATTAATAATGTAGTTGATGTTACTAACTATATTATGCTGAAATATGGGCAGCCTCTGCATGCATTTGATCAAACAACACTAGGAACGGATATTTCTGTTGATGCAGCTGGACCAAATGTTACTTTTACCACCTTGGACGGTGTTGAACGTAAGTTAAGACCAGACGATTTAGTTATAAAGAGTAGTGATACTCCCATTGCATTAGCTGGTGTCATGGGTGGTATGGATTCAGAAATCAGCAATCAAACAACAGATGTGGTTTTAGAAGCAGCTATCTTTGATCCTATTATGATTAGAAAAACGGCTCGCTATCATGTTTTACATAGTGAAGCAGCAATGCGCTTTGAACGTGGAATTGATTATTCCTCGCTTCAGACTGCACTTGACGAGGCCTCTGAGATGATTCGTGAAATTGCTGGTGGTTTTGTAATGAGCGATACGGTTATCGGAAATGACACGAAAATTAATTTGACAGAAGTAAACGTTAAATTATCACGTATTAATAAAATATTAGGTACTAATCTAGAACGATCAGAAGTTGAACATATTTTTGATCGTCTGGGATTTGAGTCAGTATTTAGTAATGATCAATTTACCATCACAATTCCATTGAGAAGATGGGATATTGCAATTGAAGCGGACATCTTAGAAGAAGTGGCACGCATTTATGGATACGACAACTTACCATCAACATTACCTTCAAGTGGGTCCACAGTTGGGAGACTTAGCGCAAATCAACGTTTAATGCGTGAAACTCGTAATGTGTTGGAAGGCTTGGGACTAACACAAGCAATGAGTTATGGTTTAACAACTCTTGAGAAAGCGCAGCGATTTACACAAGCTGAATCAGACAAATTAGTTAAGGTTGACTGGCCAATGACCAAGGATCATGAGGCTCTTAGAATGAGTTTGATTAGCGGTCTTTTGGATGATGTTGCATATAACCAGGCTCGTTCGGTTTCAAATGTGGCTTTATATGAGCAAGGAAGAATTTTTGAAAAGACTACGGACGATGTTCAACCGATGGAAACAGAACATTTGGCAGGCGTGATTGCTGGTAGTTTAATGTCTAAAGCTTGGAATACTAAGAATCAAGATGTTGATTTTTACCAAGTTAAGGGGATTGTAGATCAATATTTACACAACCTAGGCTTGACAGGTAACATTACTTACCGCGCCAATCATGATTTAAATAGCTTACACCCTGGAAGAACGGCAGATGTTTTGGTTAATGATGAAGTAATTGGTTTTATAGGCCAAGTGCATCCTGAACTAGCAAAACAACTTAAAATTTCTGAAACGTATGTTTTTGAATTAGACTTTACAAAGATCATGGAATTACCTAAAAATATTCAGCATTACGATGCAGTTTCAAAATATCCTGTAATTACTCGTGATGTTGCTATGCTGGTTGATAATGACATTTCAAATCAATCGATTCTTGATGTCATGAATAGTACTAAGCAGAAATATCTGGTTGATATTAAACTATTTGATGTGTACGCAGGAAATCATTTGCCAAGTGGTAAGCGTTCAATGGCTTACCAGCTAACCTATCAAGATCAAAATGAAACTTTGCAAGAAAGTGTTGTAAATAACGAATTTGATGAATTGCAAATGGCTTTACAAACACAATTAAATGCAACAATTAGATAA
- the pheS gene encoding phenylalanine--tRNA ligase subunit alpha — protein MGLEDQLKKLEQNGLSEIKNSGDLSKLNDIRVNLLGKKGPLTEVLRGMRDLSKEDRPKVGEFANRVRDNLTATIEKRRTELEKERLNRKLAEESIDVTLPGTPVAQGQPHVIQQIIDQIEDLFLGMGYQVVQGPEVELDRYNFEMLNLPKDHPARDMQDTFYITKDILMRSQTSPVQARTMEKHDFSKGPLKMISPGVVYRRDTDDATHSHQFHQVEGLVIDKNITMGDLKGTLETLAQELFGDRFEVRLRPSYFPFTEPSVEADVTCFNCMGKGCSVCKYTGWIEVLGAGMVHPNVLKMAGVDSETYGGFAFGLGPDRFAMLRYGVDDIRNFYLNDVRFLSQFNKRG, from the coding sequence ATGGGGTTAGAAGATCAGTTAAAAAAACTGGAACAAAATGGTTTAAGTGAGATTAAGAACTCTGGTGATCTTTCGAAGCTAAACGACATCAGGGTTAATTTACTAGGTAAAAAGGGACCTTTGACTGAAGTTCTAAGGGGGATGCGAGATTTAAGTAAGGAAGATCGCCCAAAGGTTGGAGAATTTGCGAATCGGGTTCGCGACAATCTTACAGCAACGATTGAAAAACGCCGTACAGAGTTAGAAAAAGAGCGTTTGAATCGCAAACTAGCTGAAGAAAGTATTGATGTTACTCTTCCTGGTACTCCTGTTGCACAGGGGCAGCCTCATGTTATTCAACAGATTATTGATCAAATTGAGGATCTTTTTCTTGGCATGGGTTATCAGGTTGTACAAGGACCGGAAGTCGAATTAGATCGATACAACTTTGAAATGCTTAACTTACCAAAAGATCATCCTGCCAGAGACATGCAAGATACGTTTTATATTACTAAGGATATTTTAATGCGTTCTCAAACGTCACCTGTACAGGCACGAACGATGGAAAAGCACGATTTTTCTAAGGGACCATTGAAGATGATTTCGCCGGGGGTTGTTTATCGACGTGATACGGATGATGCAACACATTCGCATCAATTTCATCAAGTTGAGGGTCTCGTAATCGATAAAAACATTACTATGGGTGATTTAAAGGGTACCCTAGAAACACTTGCCCAGGAATTATTTGGAGATCGTTTTGAAGTACGTCTTCGTCCAAGTTATTTTCCTTTTACTGAACCATCAGTTGAAGCAGACGTGACCTGTTTTAATTGTATGGGAAAGGGATGCTCAGTATGTAAGTATACTGGATGGATCGAAGTGTTAGGCGCTGGTATGGTGCACCCTAATGTACTAAAAATGGCAGGAGTTGACTCAGAAACATATGGTGGCTTTGCCTTTGGATTAGGTCCCGATCGCTTTGCTATGTTGCGTTACGGGGTTGATGATATACGTAATTTTTATTTAAATGATGTGAGATTTCTTTCTCAGTTCAATAAGCGAGGTTAA
- a CDS encoding winged helix-turn-helix transcriptional regulator, producing the protein METRSSTTQEFELCPKFEKTFEILGQKWNGLIIETLLSEGPQRFKNLAHTVARCSDRVLVERLKTLEKEGLIERVTHSNSSLIEYQVTKRGEALRPVMDSVHAFADCWY; encoded by the coding sequence ATGGAGACAAGAAGTAGTACGACGCAAGAATTTGAGTTATGTCCAAAATTTGAAAAAACTTTTGAGATTTTGGGTCAAAAATGGAACGGTTTAATTATTGAGACTTTATTGAGTGAAGGACCACAACGGTTTAAGAATTTGGCTCATACGGTTGCTAGGTGCAGTGATCGGGTGTTGGTTGAGCGACTCAAGACGCTAGAAAAAGAAGGCTTAATTGAACGAGTAACTCATTCAAATTCGTCTTTGATTGAATACCAAGTGACTAAACGGGGAGAAGCACTCCGACCTGTTATGGATTCGGTACATGCTTTTGCTGACTGCTGGTATTAA